In a single window of the Pithys albifrons albifrons isolate INPA30051 chromosome 19, PitAlb_v1, whole genome shotgun sequence genome:
- the LOC139680934 gene encoding uncharacterized protein has protein sequence MLMRCHVYANETRHVYANEIRHVYANEMRHVYANEISHVYANEICHVYANEMRHVYANEIRHVYANEMRHVYANQRIKGFSAPLSIHPRWARDGESLLSHCPLPRCPLSPESGESLPPRCPLSHCPLSPESGSGEFLLSPVPSAVPCPTVPCHQRCPQGPSPALSPAPLPPETPSVTLPGAVPVPSVPSRPVPAAGQRSGPARASGAGRAVSMEKKPLREPLYRENVVDYN, from the exons ATGCTAATGAGATGTCACGTGTATGCAAATGAGACACGTCACGTGTATGCAAATGAGATACGTCACGTATATGCAAATGAGATGCGGCACGTGTATGCAAATGAGATAAGTCACGTGTATGCAAATGAGATATGTCACGTGTATGCAAATGAGATGCGTCACGTGTATGCAAATGAGATACGTCACGTGTATGCAAATGAGATGCGGCACGTGTATGCAAAT CAGCGGATCAAGGGCTTCTCCGCCCCGCTCTCGATCCATCCTCGCTGGGCTCGGGACGGCGAGTCCctcctgtcccactgtcccctgccccgctgtcccctgtccccagagaGCGGTGAGTCCCTCCCGCCCCGCTGTcccctgtcccactgtcccctgtccccagagaGCG ggagcGGTGAGTTcctcctgtcccctgtccccagcgctgtcccctgtcccactgtcccctgTCACCAGCGCTGTCCCCAGGGACCG TCCCCAgcgctgtccccagcccctctgccccccgaGACTCCCAGTGTGACCCTTCCCGGCGCTGTCCCCGTCCCctccgtcccgtcccgtcccgtccccgCCGCCGGGCAGCGCTCCGGCCCCGCGCGCGcctctggagcagggagagctgttTCTATGGAGAAAAAGCCTCTCCGAGAGCCGCTGTACAGGGAAAATGTTGTTGATTACAATTAA
- the NOL11 gene encoding nucleolar protein 11 has product MAALCGSFTLRGPGPGGGPGQGQGQGQGQELGLEPGPGPDLVLLTERGRNATLFKISDQKPLGCWSVKHGQVLTCPVVCNWETHEYVAVHDDRVLRIWKNEDINLDKAFKATLSADVHRVHSLPQAGPVVLFRAGAVRTLDVLLEAPQQEIESVISDEAIRWSAAFMESQQPVVIFTTEKDGAFFVYVQKPKQESVHKYRLEPQELSKPLSFTACLKNQTVTLLCLCSNDCVYKVLIPLQEDTEEEEQTLPRSLLLNLSVSGSVLKGTSLVVLDKDHVAVLGTLSAPGKDPKECLTIWNTKFQTLQTSKELPLGTSGQFWCYEEKFFLTHGKVLTVIMYKCETSSLAAAVGKLKDRQTPAVSSCVNWNTLEDEELRVSLQSQESAALKAESRMSLRSRRSSVAEVQPESLSVGQHSLNLQEAPTTVLESELRKLMAKAQTPDLQATIGSLVSALANRSKSNPRFYPKDVLLQLVETRDLSYSLCPDLMPLALEKKDLYLLQLCLQRFPDIPEETTYACLEAFLSISEAHLRSTEVDLDSVICYIDVQLKNKGVKTEVVENGFGAELNQDMCDAEMPKQTHSKSDGESCPVGPQRAALLNAILHSAYSETFLLPHLKNLPAQQAILFLRYLYYLYVKCSEKVNTTLPGVRSPTITQVMDWMCLLLDAHFTVMVILPEAKELLSNLHKFVRAQVRFYSELNKIEGSLRELQRLNHLRDSQSYSIEVLEII; this is encoded by the exons ATGGCGGCGCTGTGCGGGTCGTTCACGCTGcgcgggcccggccccggcggcggccccgggcagggacagggacagggacagggacaggagctggggctggagccgGGCCCGGGCCCCGACCTCGTGCTGCTCACCGAGCGCGGCCGGAACGCCACGCTCTTCAAG ATCTCAGATCAGAAGCCCCTGGGCTGCTGGTCGGTGAAACACGGGCAGGTTCTCACCTGCCCCGTCGTGTGCAACTGGGAGACCCACGAGTACGTCGCTGTCCACGACGACAGG GTTTTAAGAATATGGAAGAATGAAGATATTAATTTGGACAAGGCCTTTAAAGCAACA CTCTCTGCAGACGTGCACAGGGtgcactccctgccccaggccGGGCCCGTCGTGCTGTTCCGGGCGGGGGCCGTGCGGACCCTCGACGTGCTCCTGGAAGCCCCACAGCAGGAGATTGAAAGTGTCATCTCAGATGAAGCCATCAG GTGGAGTGCAGCTTTTATGGAAAGTCAACAACCTGTTGTGATTTTCACTACTGAGAAA GATGGGGCCTTCTTTGTGTATGTACAGAAACCTAAGCAGGAGAGTGTACACAAGTACAGGCTGGAGCCCCAGGAATTGTCCAAACCACTGAGTTTCACAGCCTGTCTGAAAAACCAAACTGTCaccctgctgtgtctgt GTTCCAATGACTGTGTGTACAAGGTTCTGATACCTCTGCAGGAAGATACTGAAGAGGAAGAACAGACTTTGCCCAGGTCTCTGCTGCTCAACCTCTCAGTGTCTGGGAGTGTTCTGAAAGGCACATCTTTAGTGGTGCTGGACAAAGACCacgtggcagtgctgggcactctGAGTGCACCTGGGAAAGACCCCAAAG AGTGCCTGACCATCTGGAACACAAAGTTCCAGACGCTGCAGACCTCgaaggagctgcccctgggcaccAGTGGCCAG TTCTGGTGTTACGAGGAAAAGTTTTTTTTAACTCATGGGAAAGTGCTGACTGTGATCATGTACAAGTGTGAAACCTcatccctggcagctgctgtgggaaagcTCAAGGACAGGCAAACCCCTG CTGTGTCTTCATGTGTGAACTGGAACACCCTGGAGGATGAAGAGCTGAGGGTTTCCCTTCAGTCCCAGGAATCTGCAGCTCTAAAAGCTGAGTCCAGGATGAGT TTAAGGTCAAGAAGGAGCAGTGTGGCTGAAGTACAGCCAGAGAGCTTATCAGTTGGGCAGCATTCACTAAACCTGCAG GAGGCTCCTACAACTGTGTTAGAAAGTGAGCTGAGAAAGTTGATGGCCAAAGCACAGACACCAGATTTACAAGCCACCATTGGGAGTTTGGTCTCTGCCCTGGCAAACAGGTCCAAGTCAAACCCAAGGTTCTACCCTAAAgatgtcctgctgcagctcGTGGAAACCCGAGACTTGTCCTACAG TTTATGTCCAGATTTAATGCCTCTTGCTTTGGAGAAGAAAGATCTGTATCTCTTACAACTCTGCTTACAACGCTTTCCAGACATTCCTGAGGAAACCACTTATGCTTGCTTGGAAGCTTTTTTAAG CATCAGTGAGGCCCATCTTCGGAGCACAGAGGTGGATCTGGACTCTGTCATCTGTTACATTGATGTTCAGCTCAAAAATAAGGGAGTGAAGACTGAAGTTGTAGAAAATGGTTTTGGTGCAGAGCTGAACCAGGACATGTGTGATGCTGAAATGCCAAAGCAAACCCATTCCAAGAGTGATGGTGAATCCTGCCCTGTTGGCCCTCAGAGGGCAGCTCTGTT AAATGCAATTCTCCACTCAGCCTACAGTGAAACGTTTCTTTTGCCTCACCTGAAGAACCTCCCAGCCCAACAAGCCATT CTGTTCCTCAGGTATTTGTATTACCTGTATGTGAAGTGCAGTGAGAAGGTGAACACGACCCTGCCCGGGGTCCGCTCTCCCACCATCACCCAG GTCATGGATTGGATGTGCCTGTTACTGGATGCTCATTTCACTGTCATGGTGATACTGCCAGAAGCAAAGGAGTTGCTTTCAAACCTGCACAAGTTTGTGAGAGCCCAA gTGAGGTTCTACTCTGAACTCAACAAGATTGAAGGAAGTTTGAGGGAATTACAAAGACTTAACCACCTGAGAGACTCTCAGAGCTATTCAATTGAAGTGCTGGAAATCATTTGA